The Nitrospirota bacterium genome includes a region encoding these proteins:
- a CDS encoding DNA translocase FtsK, translated as MAVSAEKHKHGNEMAALLLFAAGLLIMLSLVSYSASDPCFSISGSGGETKNYIGIFGAYLSDALLHLFGLSSYFLPLYLFGYAVYFAVQGRAVHPNLKKVGGLVLFISFAAFCGLQNEKVSLFREEVPSGGMLGGAASYLLLKGFSSPGAYIITLTAMVISLMLLTPFSPLKALAWLRDVSGRLLERLDLLMAVRRGRREKAREAKQRPVLPKEPPKIVDTKTAAFAKEPRPEKQPKPVQATFEFMEPKDGKGAYQLPTPDLLDPLPHITKKISKEDMLAQSELLARKLQDFDIQGRVTQVYPGPVVTMFEFEPAPGVKVSRIVNLADDLALSMKAASVRIVAPLPGKAAVGIEVPNNTRETVYFRQILESPEYQSHKSKLKIPLGKDIFGASVVSSIEKMPHLLVAGATGSGKSVAINSIIMALLFNARPNEVKLALVDPKMLELSLYNDIPHLLTPVVTQPKKAAETLRALVAEMERRYRQLAEKGSKNIESFNKAVSDAERLPFIVVIIDELADLMMTVQREVEDSIMRLAQMARAAGIHLIVATQRPSVDVITGLIKANLPARISFQVSSKTDSRTILDANGAENLLGMGDMLFLPPGSAHLVRVHGCFESEAEIKRVVEFVKRQGRPNYELLQQRVKEVAEAEVAEVEDGERDELYNRAVELVQLNGQASTSFLQRRLRVGYNRAARMIEMMQEDGIVGPADGAKPREVLVRKNMDGTVRSLDD; from the coding sequence ATGGCGGTTTCCGCGGAAAAACATAAGCACGGGAACGAGATGGCGGCGCTGCTGCTCTTCGCCGCCGGTCTCCTGATCATGCTGAGCCTGGTCTCGTACAGCGCGTCGGACCCCTGCTTCAGCATCTCGGGCTCGGGCGGCGAAACGAAGAACTATATCGGCATCTTCGGTGCCTATCTCTCTGACGCGCTGCTACACCTCTTCGGACTGTCGTCCTATTTCCTCCCGCTCTATCTCTTCGGCTATGCCGTTTACTTCGCCGTCCAGGGCCGTGCCGTGCATCCCAATCTTAAGAAGGTCGGAGGCCTTGTACTCTTCATCTCCTTTGCGGCCTTTTGCGGGCTCCAGAATGAGAAGGTTTCGCTCTTCCGCGAAGAGGTGCCTTCAGGCGGCATGCTGGGCGGCGCCGCTTCCTATCTTCTGCTCAAGGGATTTTCGTCTCCCGGAGCCTACATCATTACGCTGACCGCCATGGTCATCTCCCTGATGCTGCTCACGCCGTTCTCGCCGCTCAAGGCCCTGGCATGGCTCCGCGACGTGTCAGGCCGGCTTCTCGAACGCCTGGACCTGCTCATGGCGGTACGCCGGGGCAGGAGGGAGAAGGCGAGAGAGGCGAAGCAGCGGCCCGTGCTCCCCAAGGAGCCGCCGAAGATCGTCGACACGAAGACCGCCGCCTTCGCGAAGGAGCCCCGGCCCGAGAAGCAGCCGAAGCCGGTGCAGGCGACCTTCGAATTCATGGAGCCGAAGGACGGCAAGGGCGCATACCAGTTGCCGACCCCCGACCTGCTCGATCCTCTGCCACACATCACGAAAAAGATCTCGAAGGAGGACATGCTCGCCCAATCCGAACTGCTCGCGCGCAAGCTCCAGGATTTCGACATCCAGGGCCGGGTGACCCAGGTTTACCCCGGCCCCGTGGTCACCATGTTCGAGTTTGAGCCGGCGCCGGGCGTGAAGGTGAGCAGGATCGTGAATCTCGCCGACGACCTTGCGCTGTCCATGAAGGCGGCGTCCGTGCGCATCGTGGCCCCGTTGCCCGGCAAGGCGGCCGTGGGCATCGAGGTGCCGAACAACACGCGCGAGACCGTCTACTTCCGGCAGATCCTCGAATCGCCCGAATACCAGTCTCATAAATCGAAGCTTAAGATACCCCTCGGCAAGGACATCTTCGGGGCGTCGGTGGTCTCGAGCATCGAGAAGATGCCCCACCTCCTTGTGGCCGGCGCGACCGGCTCGGGGAAAAGTGTTGCCATCAACTCCATCATCATGGCGCTTCTGTTCAACGCCCGTCCGAACGAGGTAAAGCTCGCACTCGTGGACCCCAAGATGCTCGAGCTGTCGCTTTACAACGATATTCCCCACTTGTTGACGCCGGTCGTGACGCAGCCCAAGAAGGCGGCCGAGACGCTTCGGGCGCTGGTCGCCGAGATGGAGCGTCGGTACCGCCAGCTCGCGGAAAAGGGTTCGAAGAACATCGAGTCCTTCAACAAGGCCGTGTCCGACGCGGAGCGGCTGCCGTTCATTGTGGTGATCATCGACGAACTGGCGGACCTCATGATGACGGTGCAGCGCGAGGTCGAGGACTCGATCATGCGTCTGGCCCAGATGGCCCGCGCCGCGGGGATCCACCTGATCGTGGCGACCCAGCGGCCGAGCGTGGACGTCATCACGGGGCTCATCAAGGCCAACCTCCCCGCGCGGATCTCCTTCCAGGTGTCATCCAAGACCGACTCGCGCACGATCCTGGATGCGAACGGCGCCGAGAACCTCCTGGGCATGGGCGACATGCTGTTCCTCCCGCCAGGCTCCGCCCACCTCGTCCGCGTCCACGGGTGCTTCGAGTCCGAAGCCGAGATCAAGCGCGTCGTGGAGTTCGTGAAGAGGCAGGGAAGGCCGAACTACGAACTTCTCCAGCAGCGGGTCAAGGAGGTCGCCGAGGCCGAGGTCGCGGAGGTGGAGGACGGAGAGCGGGACGAGCTGTACAACCGGGCCGTGGAGCTGGTCCAGCTGAACGGCCAGGCCTCGACGTCCTTCCTGCAGCGCAGGCTGCGCGTGGGCTACAACCGCGCCGCCCGCATGATCGAGATGATGCAGGAGGACGGCATCGTTGGCCCGGCGGACGGCGCCAAGCCGCGGGAAGTGCTCGTGCGCAAGAACATGGACGGGACCGTGAGGAGCCTCGATGATTGA
- the uppP gene encoding undecaprenyl-diphosphatase UppP: protein MKGNEAGVLMVLEAIILGIVQGVAEFLPISSSAHLILLPWIFGWQGTLVDSLTFDVALHAGTLVAILAFFWKDWVDLIRKLLAGLGDGAWKTGEGRLVWYIVLATVPAGILGLKYEHVIEENFRNPPLIAAALGIFSIVIWSVDRFSRKAATIDRMKLGHAIIIGCAQALALVPGVSRSGSTIVGGLVTGYTRESAARFSFLLSTPVIAGAALLKLRKLHLAPGELLPFGLGVASSALVGYLSIKFLLAYLNRHSLNLFVGYRLALAAAVMVMWMLRA from the coding sequence TTGAAAGGGAACGAAGCGGGTGTACTGATGGTTCTTGAGGCGATCATACTGGGCATTGTGCAGGGGGTTGCGGAATTCCTGCCGATCAGCTCTTCTGCGCACCTGATCCTGCTCCCCTGGATCTTCGGGTGGCAGGGCACCCTCGTGGACAGTCTGACCTTTGACGTGGCGCTGCACGCGGGCACGCTCGTCGCGATCCTGGCCTTTTTCTGGAAGGACTGGGTCGACCTGATCAGGAAACTGCTCGCCGGCCTGGGCGACGGCGCCTGGAAGACCGGGGAGGGGAGACTCGTCTGGTACATCGTGCTTGCCACGGTGCCGGCGGGCATCCTGGGGCTCAAGTACGAGCATGTCATCGAGGAAAACTTCCGGAATCCCCCGCTGATCGCCGCGGCGCTCGGCATCTTCAGCATCGTGATTTGGTCCGTTGATCGGTTCTCGCGCAAGGCCGCGACCATCGACCGGATGAAGCTGGGGCACGCCATCATCATCGGCTGCGCCCAGGCCCTTGCCCTCGTTCCTGGAGTCTCACGCTCAGGCAGCACGATCGTCGGCGGCCTCGTGACGGGGTACACGCGCGAGAGCGCTGCACGGTTCTCCTTCCTGCTGTCCACGCCGGTCATTGCCGGCGCGGCGCTCCTGAAGCTCAGGAAACTCCACCTCGCGCCGGGCGAACTGCTTCCCTTCGGCCTGGGCGTTGCCAGTTCGGCCCTGGTGGGGTACCTGAGCATCAAATTCCTGCTCGCCTACCTCAACCGGCATTCGCTGAATCTCTTCGTCGGATATCGCCTGGCGCTGGCCGCGGCGGTCATGGTGATGTGGATGCTGAGAGCATGA
- a CDS encoding zinc-binding dehydrogenase, which yields MKALYYDELKGFQGIKVGEFPIPEIAENEVLVKVKAFSLNHLDVWVMGGKYPVSVPLPHIFGSDASGIIERAGTAVDHLKAGDEVILFPGLSCGRCERCLSGRDNECAGFSVLGVLTQGVSAEYARVPAANIFKKPEGLTFEEAAGVGVTYTTAWNSLVLRAGIQQGDTVLVHAAGSGAGSALIQVAKLFNATIIATVGDDWKIAKAKDLGADFVINHRREDFAESVKRITMGALADIAVDHVGGATFNKSLSCLRRGGRLVTFGATGGDEVPISLRYVFGKNITIHGVYVGPKAAMHHSLKLMPHKIRTVIDSVFEFSDAKKAYEKLLSRQFFGKIVVRV from the coding sequence ATGAAAGCACTCTATTACGATGAACTGAAAGGTTTCCAGGGAATCAAGGTCGGCGAATTCCCGATTCCCGAGATTGCTGAAAACGAGGTCCTGGTCAAGGTCAAGGCCTTCTCGCTGAACCACCTTGATGTCTGGGTGATGGGAGGGAAGTATCCCGTTTCGGTGCCGTTGCCGCATATCTTCGGATCCGACGCTTCGGGCATCATAGAGCGGGCGGGAACGGCGGTCGATCATCTGAAAGCCGGAGACGAAGTAATCCTCTTCCCCGGGCTATCCTGCGGCCGCTGCGAACGCTGCCTGAGCGGCCGCGACAACGAATGCGCCGGCTTTTCGGTCCTGGGCGTACTGACCCAGGGGGTATCAGCGGAGTATGCCAGGGTCCCCGCAGCGAACATCTTCAAGAAGCCCGAAGGCCTGACCTTCGAGGAGGCTGCGGGTGTGGGCGTCACGTACACGACCGCCTGGAACTCCCTGGTGCTTCGAGCAGGCATCCAGCAGGGAGACACGGTGCTGGTCCATGCGGCCGGGAGCGGGGCGGGCAGCGCGCTCATCCAGGTTGCGAAGCTCTTTAACGCCACAATCATCGCCACGGTCGGCGACGACTGGAAGATCGCGAAAGCGAAGGACCTTGGCGCCGATTTCGTCATCAACCACCGCAGGGAGGATTTTGCCGAGTCGGTGAAGCGCATCACGATGGGCGCGCTGGCTGACATCGCCGTCGACCACGTGGGCGGGGCGACCTTCAACAAATCCCTGTCCTGCCTGAGGCGCGGGGGCAGGCTCGTCACCTTCGGCGCGACCGGCGGGGACGAGGTGCCGATCAGCCTGCGCTATGTGTTCGGCAAGAACATTACCATCCACGGCGTGTATGTGGGGCCGAAGGCTGCCATGCACCATTCTTTGAAACTGATGCCCCACAAGATCAGGACGGTGATCGATTCCGTGTTCGAATTTTCCGATGCGAAGAAGGCGTACGAGAAGCTGCTGAGCAGGCAATTCTTCGGAAAGATCGTGGTGCGGGTCTGA
- a CDS encoding methyl-accepting chemotaxis protein has product MRLIERIKNITIKWKLMLPVVILMAGVGLANSTWVGLKVHDLSMEQSRRDLTNLSETVFGVMTDYMITGMMKDHKKPFLEHMNKMLPVRMVWGEILNRQYGRKPAEDYPRDDSEKEVFKTGKPTFTIDLINGEEYLRGVFPYINVTNYMGSNCIPCHSDGAREGDVLGALSISTSMKTTRESVAKTRTIIALITMLLSLAGIGILLFAVNTALISPLAKVIHIVEGASRKDFQGRLNVVFDDDIGQLSTSINQMAEGLGSAIRGVANVTGDLSKNATLLKDAVDETLRGTGQQAQQAAQIATAAEEMSQTAQGISKNSTTASLSARDAMEVANRGKDVVRQSMDKITAAGESTRELAAMIEKMNARVLEIGSILSVISEIADQTNLLALNAAIEAARAGEQGRGFAVVADEVRKLAAKTMHATGEIAIKIKAVQEDSEKTEQSMKSALGHVTDGVSFMSTAGESLGSIVASVQKTADEITQIATSVEEQSATSEEVAKNIEDISLIAVKTQASTENLKAIFEELKSLSQQLKTTVDEFKV; this is encoded by the coding sequence GTGAGACTAATTGAAAGAATAAAAAATATTACTATCAAATGGAAACTGATGCTGCCTGTCGTGATTCTCATGGCGGGGGTAGGGCTTGCCAACAGCACCTGGGTAGGGCTCAAGGTCCATGATCTGTCCATGGAGCAGAGCAGGCGCGACCTGACCAATCTGTCGGAGACCGTGTTCGGCGTGATGACGGATTACATGATCACGGGCATGATGAAGGACCACAAGAAGCCCTTTCTGGAACATATGAACAAGATGCTCCCGGTCCGGATGGTCTGGGGGGAAATCCTGAACAGGCAGTACGGCCGGAAGCCGGCAGAAGATTACCCGCGGGACGATTCGGAAAAAGAGGTTTTCAAAACAGGGAAGCCGACATTCACCATCGATCTGATCAATGGGGAAGAATACCTGAGGGGCGTGTTTCCGTACATCAATGTCACCAATTACATGGGATCGAACTGCATTCCCTGCCATAGTGATGGAGCCAGGGAAGGAGATGTCCTCGGCGCTCTCAGCATCAGCACCTCCATGAAAACGACCCGGGAGTCCGTGGCGAAGACCCGCACCATTATTGCGCTCATAACCATGCTTCTCTCCCTCGCCGGCATCGGCATTCTGCTCTTCGCCGTGAACACCGCGCTCATCTCGCCTCTTGCGAAGGTCATTCACATCGTTGAGGGTGCATCGCGAAAGGACTTCCAGGGGCGGCTCAATGTCGTGTTCGACGACGACATCGGCCAGCTGTCCACGTCCATCAACCAGATGGCGGAGGGTCTGGGGTCGGCCATCCGCGGTGTTGCGAACGTTACCGGAGACCTGTCGAAGAATGCGACGCTTCTCAAGGATGCTGTGGACGAAACACTGCGGGGGACCGGCCAGCAGGCGCAGCAGGCTGCTCAGATCGCGACCGCGGCCGAGGAGATGTCCCAGACCGCGCAGGGCATCTCGAAGAACAGCACGACGGCCTCGCTGTCGGCACGGGATGCCATGGAAGTCGCCAACCGGGGCAAGGATGTGGTGAGGCAATCCATGGACAAGATCACCGCCGCCGGAGAGTCCACCCGCGAGCTGGCCGCGATGATCGAGAAGATGAACGCGCGGGTGCTCGAGATCGGCAGCATCCTTTCCGTCATCAGCGAGATCGCCGATCAGACGAATCTGCTCGCCCTGAACGCGGCCATTGAAGCGGCTCGCGCCGGAGAGCAGGGCCGCGGGTTCGCCGTAGTGGCCGACGAGGTGCGGAAGCTTGCAGCAAAGACCATGCACGCCACTGGCGAGATCGCAATCAAGATCAAGGCTGTGCAGGAGGATTCCGAGAAGACCGAGCAGTCGATGAAGAGCGCCCTGGGCCACGTGACCGACGGCGTCAGCTTCATGTCCACCGCTGGCGAATCCCTGGGTAGCATCGTGGCCTCGGTGCAGAAGACCGCCGACGAGATCACCCAGATCGCGACCTCCGTCGAGGAGCAGTCGGCTACGTCGGAAGAGGTCGCGAAGAACATCGAGGACATCTCGCTCATCGCGGTAAAGACCCAGGCTTCGACGGAAAACCTGAAGGCTATATTCGAGGAGTTAAAGAGCCTGTCTCAGCAGCTGAAGACCACGGTGGACGAGTTCAAGGTGTAA
- a CDS encoding glycogen/starch/alpha-glucan phosphorylase yields the protein MVNNHLPKNFHYDPLGNDPESLKRSLANRLIYSLGKDPITATHRDWFHTTAYAVRERLIERWMETMRSYYQTDAKRVYYLSLEFLIGRLLANSLLNLGVFEECREALSDLELDIDRIRELEQDAGLGNGGLGRLAACFLDSMATLSLPGYGYGIRYEYGMFNQRIENGYQVEHPDNWLRYGNPWEFPRPEVLFPVKFGGRVVQVRDEHGIAHFHWVDTEDVMAMAYDTPVPGYDTSTANNMRLWAAKASRDFNLKYFNEGNYIKAVQEKNESENLSKVLYPDDTTQMGRELRLKQQYFFVCASLQDIVRRFIKYHPDFTQLPDKVAIQLNDTHPSIAIPELMRVLIDLHHLDWDKAWDITRRTFSYTNHTLMPEALETWPVSLFEAILPRHLQLIYEINYRFLEEVRHCCPGDIDRLRRMSIVDEEGGRRLRMAHLAIVGSHRVNGVSKIHTDLMKKTIFADFEQMYPDRIINITNGVTPRRWLHKANPGLSALITNSIGKQWICDLSELRKLVPLAADPGFRKKFREVKRARKERLAEIIQARLKMQVDPGSLFDVQTKRIHEYKRQLLNVLHVVTRYNRIREERAGDLVSRTVIFAGKAAPGYAMAKLIIKLIHSVGDVVNNDPAVGGALKVVFIPDYNVSNAEKIIPACDLSEQISTAGTEASGTGNMKFALNGALTIGTLDGANIEMRDEVGEENFFTFGKTADEAAELHASGYNPWDVYNANAELRQALDMINSGYFSADAPARFRPIFDALTGYGDHYLLLADYASYVACQEHVDALYRDTEAWMEKAILNVAGMGRFSSDRSITEYARDIWDVKPVRRD from the coding sequence ATGGTGAACAACCATTTACCAAAAAATTTCCACTACGATCCGCTCGGAAACGACCCGGAATCCCTCAAGAGGTCCCTCGCCAACCGGCTGATCTACTCGCTCGGCAAGGACCCCATCACCGCCACCCACCGCGACTGGTTCCATACCACGGCCTACGCCGTGCGCGAGCGCCTGATCGAACGCTGGATGGAGACCATGCGCAGCTATTACCAGACCGACGCCAAGCGGGTGTACTATCTGTCCCTGGAATTCCTGATCGGGCGCCTGCTCGCGAACAGCCTGTTGAACCTCGGCGTGTTCGAGGAGTGCCGCGAGGCGTTGAGCGACCTGGAACTGGACATCGACCGCATCCGCGAGCTGGAGCAGGACGCGGGCCTGGGAAACGGCGGACTCGGCAGACTTGCCGCTTGCTTTCTGGACTCGATGGCAACACTTTCCCTTCCCGGGTACGGCTACGGCATCCGCTATGAATACGGCATGTTCAACCAGCGCATCGAGAACGGCTACCAGGTGGAGCACCCGGACAACTGGCTGCGCTACGGCAACCCCTGGGAGTTTCCCCGCCCCGAGGTGCTCTTCCCGGTCAAGTTCGGCGGCCGGGTCGTTCAGGTCAGGGACGAGCACGGCATCGCGCATTTTCACTGGGTAGACACCGAGGACGTGATGGCCATGGCCTACGATACGCCGGTGCCCGGGTACGACACCAGCACCGCGAACAATATGCGGCTCTGGGCCGCGAAGGCCTCGCGCGACTTCAACCTCAAATACTTCAACGAGGGAAACTACATCAAGGCCGTGCAGGAGAAGAACGAGTCGGAGAACCTGTCCAAGGTCCTCTATCCCGACGATACGACCCAGATGGGGCGGGAACTTCGGCTCAAACAGCAGTACTTCTTCGTCTGCGCGTCGCTCCAGGACATCGTGCGGCGCTTCATCAAATACCATCCCGATTTCACGCAGCTCCCGGACAAGGTGGCCATCCAGCTGAACGACACGCACCCATCGATCGCCATTCCCGAGCTTATGCGCGTTCTGATCGACCTCCATCACCTGGACTGGGACAAGGCGTGGGACATCACGCGGAGAACCTTCTCTTATACGAACCATACGCTCATGCCCGAAGCGCTCGAGACCTGGCCGGTAAGCCTCTTCGAGGCGATCCTGCCCCGCCACCTGCAGCTCATCTATGAGATCAACTACCGTTTCCTGGAGGAGGTGCGCCACTGCTGCCCCGGCGACATTGACCGGCTCCGGCGTATGTCCATAGTGGATGAGGAGGGCGGCCGGCGCCTGCGTATGGCGCACCTGGCCATCGTGGGAAGCCATCGCGTGAACGGCGTGTCAAAGATCCACACGGACCTCATGAAAAAAACGATCTTCGCGGACTTCGAGCAGATGTACCCGGACAGGATCATCAACATCACCAACGGCGTGACGCCGCGCCGCTGGCTGCACAAGGCCAACCCGGGCCTGTCCGCGCTCATTACGAACAGCATCGGGAAGCAGTGGATCTGCGACCTGTCGGAGCTCAGGAAGCTCGTTCCCCTCGCTGCGGATCCCGGCTTCCGGAAGAAGTTCCGCGAGGTGAAGCGGGCGCGCAAGGAGCGGCTTGCCGAGATCATCCAGGCGCGGCTCAAGATGCAGGTCGACCCCGGTTCGCTCTTCGACGTGCAGACCAAGCGCATCCACGAATACAAGCGGCAGCTCCTGAACGTGCTGCACGTTGTCACGCGGTACAACCGCATCCGTGAGGAACGGGCCGGAGACCTCGTCTCGCGCACCGTGATCTTTGCGGGCAAGGCCGCGCCGGGCTATGCCATGGCCAAGCTCATCATCAAGCTGATCCATAGCGTGGGCGACGTGGTGAACAACGACCCGGCAGTGGGAGGCGCACTCAAGGTCGTCTTCATCCCCGACTACAACGTGTCGAACGCGGAGAAGATCATCCCGGCCTGCGACCTGTCGGAGCAGATCTCGACGGCGGGCACCGAGGCCTCGGGCACGGGCAACATGAAATTCGCGCTAAACGGCGCGCTCACCATCGGCACGCTCGACGGTGCGAACATCGAGATGCGGGATGAGGTGGGGGAGGAGAATTTCTTCACCTTCGGCAAGACCGCCGACGAGGCCGCTGAGCTGCACGCGAGCGGCTACAATCCCTGGGACGTGTACAACGCGAACGCCGAGCTCAGGCAGGCGCTCGACATGATTAACAGCGGCTATTTCTCGGCCGATGCGCCGGCCAGGTTCCGCCCAATCTTCGACGCGCTCACCGGGTACGGCGACCACTACCTGCTGCTCGCCGACTATGCGTCCTATGTAGCGTGCCAGGAGCATGTCGATGCGCTCTACCGGGACACCGAAGCGTGGATGGAAAAGGCCATTTTGAACGTCGCCGGCATGGGCCGCTTCTCGAGCGACAGGAGCATTACCGAATATGCACGGGACATCTGGGATGTGAAGCCTGTCCGGCGGGACTGA
- a CDS encoding DsbA family protein, with amino-acid sequence MGEGLVDKLRQEFELSVEWLGVEIHPETPQEGTPMTARFRREDIERMMKHLRQMGAPFGITFADRPLLSNSRKALMAAEFARDKGRFQPFHEALFSAYFSQGLDIGNVDVLMRVAADTGVDPEAMKNAVQDGTYLRTLQKAHDEATRLGVTGVPAFFIDEKKSVVGAQPLEVFRKALRSR; translated from the coding sequence ATCGGCGAGGGCCTCGTCGACAAGCTGAGACAGGAGTTCGAGCTCTCCGTCGAGTGGCTGGGCGTCGAGATCCATCCCGAGACGCCGCAGGAAGGAACGCCCATGACCGCACGGTTCCGCCGGGAGGACATCGAACGCATGATGAAGCACCTGCGCCAGATGGGCGCCCCCTTCGGCATCACCTTTGCGGACCGCCCTCTCCTGTCCAATTCACGCAAGGCCCTCATGGCGGCCGAGTTTGCTCGCGACAAGGGCAGGTTCCAGCCGTTCCACGAGGCGCTCTTCTCCGCCTACTTCTCGCAGGGTCTCGACATCGGGAACGTCGACGTCCTCATGCGCGTCGCAGCCGATACCGGCGTTGATCCGGAAGCCATGAAGAACGCGGTTCAAGACGGGACCTATCTGCGGACGCTCCAGAAGGCACATGATGAGGCTACCCGCCTTGGCGTGACCGGGGTGCCGGCCTTTTTCATCGACGAGAAAAAGTCAGTTGTCGGCGCGCAGCCGCTCGAGGTGTTCCGCAAGGCACTCCGTTCGCGATAA
- a CDS encoding DUF488 domain-containing protein, which yields MTTTLFTIGHSDRSIDDLVALLKQHTITALCDVRSTPYSRRHPQFNREPLKKALQAHDIEYVFLGEEVGARPKDRPCYVSGKAVHRKIAASAVFQKGLERIRLCMQQNRVLALMCAEKDPMACHRSILICRNLRCAGIAIEHIIDYETTEAQADLEKRLIAHLRLQPDLFDDVDPGALIERAYELQSDRIAYVEKGGNEMKEV from the coding sequence GTGACAACCACACTCTTCACCATCGGCCATTCGGACCGCTCAATCGATGATCTGGTCGCCCTCCTCAAGCAGCACACAATAACCGCGCTGTGTGATGTGCGTTCAACACCGTACAGCAGACGGCATCCCCAGTTCAATCGCGAGCCGCTCAAGAAAGCATTACAGGCCCACGACATCGAGTATGTGTTCCTTGGCGAAGAGGTGGGAGCAAGGCCGAAAGACCGCCCGTGTTACGTCAGCGGGAAGGCGGTTCATCGGAAGATCGCCGCCTCGGCCGTGTTTCAGAAAGGCCTGGAGCGCATCAGGCTTTGCATGCAACAAAACCGTGTCCTTGCCCTTATGTGCGCGGAAAAGGACCCGATGGCCTGCCATCGGTCGATATTGATATGCAGAAACCTGCGCTGCGCGGGCATCGCTATTGAACACATCATCGATTACGAGACCACGGAGGCACAGGCCGACCTTGAGAAGCGCCTGATCGCGCACTTAAGGCTTCAACCCGACCTGTTTGACGACGTTGACCCGGGTGCCTTGATCGAGCGCGCTTATGAGTTGCAAAGCGATCGAATTGCCTATGTTGAAAAAGGCGGGAATGAAATGAAAGAAGTGTAG
- a CDS encoding peptide MFS transporter, whose product MRDAITISVNGTKGQRHPAGLYVLFFTEMWERFSYYGMRSLLVYYMIKHLQFTQERSSQIYGLYTGFVYFTPLFGGMLADRLLGQRRTVVLGGVLMAVGHFLMAVESLFFPALIFLILGNGAFKPNISTQVGALYPAHDHRRDRAFSIFYMGINLGAFFSPLVCGTLGEKVGYHWGFAAAGVGMVIGLLVYLSGQKHLAPDLIMLKRDSGQRKSPEPMTREDWLKIGAIFVMMALSIVFWSVYEQQGNTMALWADANTDRMIFGWEMPASWFQSFNPLMIFIFVPLLNLFWGWQDRRGKEPSSIAKMGIGCILLAAAFLILIPPARELAVTPRASLWWLTACTFVLTLGEVYLSPIGLSLVTRIAPARIVSMMMGVWFLSSFFGNYLSGYLGTFWEKMPRENFFLLMFVLSFAAGLAFFALLTPLKKAIGYGRQA is encoded by the coding sequence ATGCGCGACGCGATAACCATATCCGTGAACGGGACCAAGGGCCAGAGACACCCTGCTGGATTGTATGTTCTCTTTTTTACCGAGATGTGGGAGCGGTTCTCCTACTACGGGATGCGGTCTCTGCTGGTATACTACATGATCAAGCACCTGCAATTCACGCAGGAACGGTCGTCCCAGATCTACGGTCTCTATACCGGGTTCGTCTACTTCACACCGCTCTTCGGCGGCATGCTTGCGGACCGGCTCCTGGGGCAGCGACGAACGGTGGTCCTGGGAGGGGTGCTCATGGCCGTCGGACATTTCCTGATGGCCGTTGAGAGCCTGTTCTTCCCGGCGCTGATCTTCCTGATCCTCGGAAACGGCGCCTTCAAGCCGAATATCTCGACGCAGGTCGGGGCGCTTTACCCTGCCCACGACCATCGCCGCGACCGCGCGTTCAGCATATTCTATATGGGCATCAATCTCGGCGCGTTCTTTTCCCCCCTCGTCTGCGGGACCCTCGGCGAGAAGGTGGGGTATCACTGGGGCTTTGCAGCAGCGGGCGTCGGCATGGTGATCGGGCTTCTCGTATATCTCTCGGGCCAGAAGCACCTTGCCCCCGATCTGATCATGCTGAAAAGGGACTCCGGGCAGCGGAAGTCTCCAGAACCGATGACGCGCGAGGACTGGCTGAAGATCGGCGCGATCTTCGTCATGATGGCCCTCTCCATTGTCTTTTGGAGCGTGTACGAGCAGCAGGGCAACACGATGGCGCTCTGGGCCGACGCTAATACGGACCGGATGATCTTCGGCTGGGAGATGCCGGCCTCATGGTTCCAATCGTTCAATCCGCTCATGATCTTCATTTTCGTTCCTCTGCTGAATCTGTTCTGGGGCTGGCAGGACCGCCGAGGAAAAGAACCGTCGAGCATCGCCAAGATGGGGATCGGCTGCATCCTGCTTGCCGCGGCCTTCCTGATCCTGATACCGCCGGCCCGGGAACTGGCCGTCACTCCCCGGGCGAGCCTCTGGTGGCTCACCGCCTGCACCTTCGTGCTCACGCTCGGCGAAGTCTATCTTTCCCCGATCGGCCTCTCGCTGGTGACCAGGATCGCCCCCGCCCGGATCGTTTCCATGATGATGGGCGTCTGGTTCCTCTCGAGCTTTTTCGGCAACTATTTGTCGGGATATCTCGGGACGTTCTGGGAGAAAATGCCCAGGGAGAATTTCTTCCTGCTGATGTTCGTCCTGTCCTTTGCGGCGGGCCTGGCGTTCTTTGCGCTGCTCACACCGCTGAAAAAGGCGATCGGCTATGGCAGGCAGGCGTGA